ACTATGTACCTAGGCCTTGCTGCTCTAGAAGGCGGCGAGTGCTGGTTTTGTAAGACTAATTAATTGATTCTTTGTGTATGCAGTGAATAAAAGACCATTCTACCTCCGGAAAGAGCCACTGTGATTTCTGAGACTTTGAACTTAATAGCAGAATATGGACCGGCGTGGGTATAAAGGAAAAGAAGCTACACTCAAAGAATAAAGTTCTCATCATAGAGAACAACCCAACAACCTTCCCAGTTTTAtactcatgcaaaactccctTAGGCCAAACCCTGAGGTTCTTGCTCTGGCCTCACTCactttttactcaggcaaaatgcccACTGGCTTCTAGGAGAGTTtcaaagacttcaggatttggtccgGATGCATTTGAGATGGAAGAAGTCTTGGGCAGGACTTCCAAAGGTGCTGAGCCTCCACGACTCAAGTGACAGTTGCAGGGAACCCTTATAGTGCTGGTCACACTTAGTCAAACCCTAGCCAGTGCATGGTAGAtatgggcctgagctgcaaagtttgggtCTGGATCTGAAATTTCCTGAAGTCCAGAGGAGTTTGGATCTGGAGTTCTGATTTGGACCCATCTCTACTTTCTGCTCCTCTGTCCCATTCAGTTTGAAATGTCTCATCTGATGGGAATTCCACCATTGCCCTTGGGGACCATTCTCCAGTCTAATCCAGGAGATCTCAGTATTAGGAAACCTTTCCTGATATCCAGCCCAAATGTACCAtgtcttaatttcatcccactaCTCCCAGTTCCAGTGCATTGAGGTGTACTAGTAATGGAAGGGAGCAGGCAAGTCAGTGAGTCTTCTGCTGGTACAGTGTTCGTGTGGCTGGATGAATGGTTGGACAGTCAGTCCAAAACCAGGGTCTTTGCTGTTCTGGAAACTCCAAGCTCCTTTGGTATGGGTTGCTGTTCAAAACCTTTACAAGCTACTTGCCTGGTTGTGTTTAACCCAGGGATAGTGTGGACATTGGCTGTTGCTATGGTGAGACCGTCAGCCTGCAAGAGACTGGGGTAGCCCTGTGGTGATGTTGCTGAGGATGGTGGTGACAAGGTGCTGCTAACCATGTGTAGCTGAAATCTCAAAGATGGGAGGGCCAACACATCTCCAAGAGAGgccttcccctgcctccttcagtgGCTGAACATGGGAAGAAAACCAGCTCTCACACCCTCTTTGTTAGAACAATCTCTGGCGGGAGAAGGGCCTGTCTGTAGCTACAGCAAAAGTATTGTCTGCACCTAATGTGTCTTCCTGCAGTGGGGCAGCTGCACTAGCGCTGAGTGTTGGATTCTATTCCctttctttgttctgttctaaGGGTCCTTTCTGTGTGGACGGAATTGGGTCTCACTCCTGTTTATTAGGCATCTGGTGTAATGTGCAGTTTTAGCAATAAAATGTGGCAGCTTTTTATATGAaaaactctctctctcgctgCCTTTTTTGAAATCACTGTTCATGCAAGATTCCAAGTGATGCTGCACAAAAGAACAGACATTTCCCAGGTGCGTATCTGGGAACTGTGCATTGGGAGGGGTATTAGGACAGGCCCTCAGTGCAGGGCACTGCCCTGGAGCGTCAAATCCTTTGCTTAAAAATTAACGTGATGTCTCTTGCCCCATGATCACGAGAGTCAAAACCACTTTATTGTTGCAACTGCACAAAGGGCCTTTGCCAACCCACCCTGGGCAGTGGCCAACAATGTAAGCTCTTGATTCAAACCCTgcttcccctgggctgctttgCCCTTACAGGCTGTGTTAAGAAACGGCTGGTTTTCTCTGGTCTGCAGACTACGTTTGTTTGACTTTAAGGAGCCCTCTTTACCTCCAGTACAGTTTTGGAGCTGGTATTGCTATCTAGGTTAAAATTAGCAGCACAGATAGAAATTCCAGGTCGTTAACATTCTGTCCAGAGACAACGGTTCCTTAGAATAGTGTTGAGTGACTCATGAAAAGGAGGTGAAATTCCAGTGTGTGATTCTCAAAGACAATGGTTCCATCCAAAATTAGACAGTCACCAGCGAGCCTGCGTGCATGATGTATGTAGGCCTTGTTGGCACAGAGAAAATGCCAGGTTCTGCCTCTAGCAGCACAAACATTTTCTTGTCCCCTTGTATGTCAGATTTTGTTTTGAAAGCTCAGCTGAAGGGTGGTGCTTCTAAGGATCCTCATATGTGGTTCCTCATAAAGGATCTCCGCCCAGTCCTGAAGTAGGATTCGATTTGCTCCAGGGATCGGCCTTTGGTCTCTGGGACGCAGCAACCCGTGAAGAGGAGGTTCCCTGCGCAGATGACAGCAAAGAACAGGAACGGGACTTCAAGGCCGAAGTCTTGCTGGAAAATAGGACAAAGTGCCCATGTGACtcgggagctgagagccattgaaagAGTGGGTTAGCAAAATACTGGGGAAAATGAAGGGAGTCGACGCCTTCCCTCTGTGTCCTCAGACTTCATACACAGAGAGgaacacaatgcacagtgaacctgtggaactcattgccgggggatgttgtgtagggcaaaagtataactgggttaaaaaaaaaaagagagaagttcacggaggataggtccatcagtggctattagccaagatggtctggAATGCaccccatgctccgggtgtccctaaacctctgcctGCCACAAGTTGGGACTGGATgtcaagggatggatcactcaaaattgccctgttctgttcactccctctgaagcatctggcaccggccactgtcggaagccAGGATACAGGGcaagatggactattggtctgtcCCAGGGTGGCCGTTCTTATAGACCTAAGGATAGCCTTGGGGTTAAGGCATGGGCATGGGGATGTGGGGGCAGGAGATAGGAAGTCGGTTCATAATTTGGCCACTAAATTGGTGTGTGGGCCTGCACAGGTCGCCTAATCTCTCTGCATCTGAGTTTCCCCCTCTAACACGGAGACAGTGAGGCTTATTTCATTAATGTGCTTAACGTGCCGTGGATGGAAGGGGCTAATGGGAGGCAGTATGGTCCAGTGGATAAATCACCGGTCAGGGAGTCCAGACAGCTGGGTTGTAGTCCCAGCTCTGAAGTATGACCCTGAGCTCCCCCTCActgcttctccatctgtaaaatggagacagtgACACTGACATTCCTTTGCAAGACATTTGGAGACCTCCCGGTGGAAAGCCATACGTGGGCCAACTAAGTGTTCGTGTGTCTGCATGAAGTTCTGGAGGAGGCTCATAATGCCAACCCCAAGTATGATATTTTGGGACCTGAATCAAGAGATTGgcataaaaatcatgagatttaaaaaaataacaataatttctattttccttctggtttctGGGCCTCAAAGTCGCACTCGGGTCATGGTTTCAAGCTTTGCACTGCAATCATGAGGGctcaaaatatactttaaaaaaaaaaaagagaaagctgagagtctcaggttatcacctgactccaggagctgaggctttaagcaAAACACCAAATATCGCAAGAGTTGCCATAAACTGGTGTGAGTTGGCAAAGCTGCCAACGCCTGGATAAAATAGATCTCATCTTTGTGCTGCAGCTCTCAGCTCTCCCAACCATGCTGCCTCCCAAGAGTGCTGTCCCTTGTCTGCATTCCTGACAGGATTGGCTGTCTCTGCCATATTTCTCCCAAGGGGTGGCAGCCTTGGAGGGCCTAGCACCAGTTAGaaaaatgataataaataaattaagggCCAACCCCCAAAGGCCTCTCTCAGGCCAACCTCCGCTCGCCGCCACTAGCTGTACCCACCACAACCAGCAGGAAGAATCTGGTCAGCGCAAAGGCCGTGAGCCAGCTCACGAGGACACAGAGGCCTGACGCCACCCCACGGGCCTTCAGAGGGAGGATCTCTGACATCAGCAACCAGGTGATGGGGCCCCAGCCCATGGCATAACCTGGTGGGAGAAAAGGGAGAGATCAGGTGAAAAGCAGAGGACCATAGGGGGTAGGGAATGGAAAAGTTCCCTGCCAATCCCTGACCCATGACTGCTCCTAGTTCCATTTCAACCGGCCACTCTACCAAGACTAGCGGGTCTTCAAAGTGAGGGATCCATCTTCACACCTAGCCCTTGCTGATTACAGCCCCTAAGTGGTGGTGATATTTATGTGACAAAAACATTCAGCCTGTGCCTCTGGTCCTCTCCTCTGCCTATACCACTGGCTCCAACACCCCAGACCTCTGAGGATCTCCACATGAACACTTTTTCCAGAGAAATATTTCCTTCctgccccagtccctgccccagcgtGGAATCTCCCCAGCTCATATCACACTGGCCCAGGATGGTTAGTCCTGGACGGGGGACACCTCCGCAGCTGGAATATGGATTGTAGCTTCAGTTCATACCCATTATAAAGAGCATGGTAGCCACCAGGGGGATGAGGGTGATGTAGCCGGAGGGCTCTGCAGTAAGGCTTTCTGGGCTCACTAGGGTCCCGTTAATGACGGCCATGGTAGAGTTGTGAGAAGGCAGTGATGTGTAGTGGATATAGAGCCCCAAGGTCAGGTTTGAGGCAAACATGATCCCAGCTGTTAATAGAGAACgagaataaagaaacaaaaaggcGAAATGAAGAGCTTAGGCCCAATTTTCCTCTCAGCTCCCCCAGTGAAGCTCCAGCGTGTTCCATGGAGTTACTCCTCCTGGTTTACACAGGCCTGAGACCGGGAGTCAGACCCGTTGTGAGCTGTGTTGTCCCCCTCACTCCGCTCTAGCGTTCAAAGGAAAAAAGCCACTGGGGCACCACATGGCTGCACCATCGCATGAATTAGCATTTGCCAAGCGCCCTGGGAGAGAAAACTATGGAATTTGGGGCTAGACATACCCGATACGAAGAGAAGAATTTTCCTCCCAGCTTTGTCCATAGAGACAGCGGCGATGAGCACAGACGCCAAGCGAACTCCCCCTACGATAGCTGCATCGTACTCCGGCTTctacagtaaaaacaaacaaagaaaaaaactagGAAAGCGAGAAGCAAGATCTGAGGCAGTACAGGTTCCTGCTTGCATCACCTTCAGTTGTAGCCATGAAACATAGCTACTGTTATTTCTGTGAAAGCCACAGAAGAATGGTTCCTTTAGTTAGACTTAATAAATCAGACTGCCAGCTGCATGGGGTAACGTTCGactagtgtgtgtgtttgcatccCACCCTTGCCCTCCAATGGCTGGAACATCAGATCTGCTGGAGTATGGGGCTGTCACCCACATCCTCcgaggagttttgccattagctCCGATGCTAAAAGCCTGGGACTTCGAAGCCGAAGGTCCCAAGTTCTGTCCCCCGTGTTCTGTGAGTGAATTTCCACTGGCGATCATGGAGTCCACTGGCTATGGCCATGGCTTTGGGACAGCAGGAGGCCAGACGTGGCCAGAGACGACTCCCCCTGGGAAGCCTGGCGTCTCCCTGGCTGCAATGCACAGAGAGGAGGCTCTGCTTGGGGTATGATTTGCTCTACAGGGATAATAGGTTCTTTGCCTTTAACTCAAGAAAGgttttctcttccccatcccagtgcatgctgggagcaaAGAGGAGAGAGGCAGAAGGCATGGCAGGAGGAGTGAAGAGGGCCTCCGCGCTGGGCAGGGCAGTGTGGGTCGGAGAGCCACGTCCTGTCAAACCCAGCATTGGACGGAGCAGCAAAGGGGAATCTCATCTTCAGCCCTGCCCATGAGTTGGGTTTGATGCAGGCACCCAGCAATTGCCACGGACGTTTTCCTGGGCGAAATGCACCTGACTGGGACCGGGACATCAGCACTAATGCCATTAAACTGTTCCACAACAGACTGAGGCGGCTGAACGGGGAAGCTGTCCTGCCCCCAGGGTAAGGCATAGCATGGGGGAGCATTGGCCAATACCCCAATACAAATACTTTGTGTTTACTAGAACCCATGtgcctctcaccccccccccctccatgccTGTGCCATTGGGGATGACCTGGGTAGTCTCTACAGGCTCAGAATGACTAGGGGGGTAGGGCTGGGCCTACATTTTGCaaggtgactagtgattttgagcaTCTCAATTTATTGGTGCCCTACCTGAGACTCCTTAGAGGGGCCTGGTTTTCTGGgggcgggtgctcagcaccttctgtACAACCAGCCCCCTTTAAGCTGTCTCAGGTTgggcccccaaaatcactagtcacttgaaTATTTAGGCCATGGAGCAAAGAGCCATAggcagttggggattggtcctgctttgagcagggggttggactaggtgacctcctgaggtcccttccaaccctgagattctatgattctgtgatctctGAAGAGGTGGGCTATTGGGTTCAGTCTCGAGGCTTTAGCTGAAAGTTAAAACACTCTTCCTGTTCTTACGTGATTGACCGGAAGTGGAAAGTCAGGTCCCTTGTGGGACTTACCAATATCACAGCTGTGCTCTGAAATATCGACTGCAAATACACCAGGATGGGGGTGACGCCCGAGAGCTGCTGCAGGAACCTCATTAGCACCGCGATCAGGATTGGCTTGTAAATGAACGGGTCCTTGATCTCCGCGCAGGAAATCCGTCTGCTCTAGACACACAGACAGAGAGCGGAAAGGTAAACATGCGTTTGCACTCATGGGGCCAGATCTGGCACCTAAAGAACAGAGCAAATGAATGGTGAGGAGTCCTGGGTCGTTTTCATCTCTTGGTCTCCAAGCTCTGCTCAATGGTGGGGAAGTCTCATTATCCCGTTATAGAGAGCGGCAAGTGATGTGCCCAACGTCACACAGCAAGTGTGTGATAgggctggaaacagaacccaggtgtcctgaggcCCCCTACTTTGGGCCACGCTGCTTCTCCCAGTCAGGCATTGGTACAGGGTGGTGCTGACAGTctatgggagctggaggggggaaaaggaggcgGTGGTTCTAATGTTCTTTTGTATGCCCCAGCATGCCCCAGTTCAGTGGCCCCATCCCACCGCACCTGTTGTCTCACGCTTTCTTTGATTTGCTCAAATTCCCGGCGGAAATCCGTGTTCGGTCCCCGGAGCCAGCGCAGCACCCCGACTGCCTCGTCGTCCTTCCCCTTCGAGATGAGGAACCGGGGCGAGTTGGGCATGAAGCAGAGCAGGATGATCATAGTGAGAACCGGCACTTCCCCAGCCACGGCCAGCCAGCGCCAGGAGAGCTTCAggcctgcaggaagcagcggcagGATGTTAAAGGCGGGGCTGCCCAGGAAAtgattcccctctctcccccacccccaaaaaagttttgcttcaaataaaaaaattggtttcattaaaaaaaatcattttttgtgtgtttttgtcaaaaaaaaaaacccactaaacaTTTTCAGCTAttgacattttttttgtttttcaacaaaaacatcAAAATTTGGGACACAGTGgccatttttcatgaaaaatcctGGTTGgaaaagccattttccatcagaaaaagtGTTTCAATGGAAAAGTTTCAACCCATTCTAGCTAGACGGCAGCTGGTTAGACCTTCCTTTCTCTGCAGGACCCCATCCCAGCACTCCCAACAGACCAGGGGCCCATCGAATGTGGTGTCCTGCCTCCAGCAGCTGGCAGCACCCAATAGAAATGGAGAAAAGTCCCTCCATGGCCAGCTGTTCTGGGCTGCACACAGTGGTGGAAATAATCTTTCTTCGCTCTTGATGATGCCGGGACTGAGGTGCCGAGTCATTGTAGTAACAACATAATTGCTGCAAATCCACCCACATTGGTCATTATCTGTACCCATCTGACCGCGGGCTTTTCCCATTTCTCCTCTGTAGAGTGAAGGGTCAAGATTCAACAATCTCCTGCCAAGATGCTCCTGCAATGCACACTCATCTCTTATGGTGACCTTAGCTGGATGGTCACCCAGGCTTCTCCTGGAGTTTCCACTAGGTTCTGCCTCTTTTCATTCACATGTTCATGACTTGCCCAGTGATTGACCCACCCCTCAGAATACCGAAGGAAACCAGCCTCTGTGGTGTGTACTTGCCCAGGGCATAGAGGACGAGGGAGCCAAGGACAGCCATGATCTGAGGGCAGGAACCCAAAGCTCCTCTGACCCCAGGGTGGGAGATCTCGGAGATATAGACCTAGAAGAGAGTAACACCATGGTTacggggcaggaaggggtgtgcCACTCCCCGAACTCTGCAGCGTGTCTGCCAGGGGTGTCCTGGGAAAAGCCAATGTGAAAGCAGGAGCACTGTTTTAAATGAGTTGTCTTTGTCTCGTGGCAAGAAACAGGGCAAGACCACAACCCGGTTATTTTCAGTCTTGCCCAATTCTTGCCTTCCCTATTTTAAGCCACCCTGAGCTGATATTACCGTCAATGTATCCTGTATGTAGGAGGAAGTAAGTGTGGGGAGGACGGCAGCACAGGGCAAAGACCAGCTCTTCATTTCCTCTGTGGGCACAAGCGCCTAGCGGTGCGGAAAGGTGCTGACTGACAGCTCTCAGGGCCTTAGTTCTCTCCTTATTCAGAGCACAGaaactgcccccctccctccctgcgcctCCCCCAGACCCAGAGGAACCAACTGGGCAAGTAAGACGGGAGCTCAGTGGTCAGGCCCATTCAATGCTTGACCTCTCTGCAGCGATTGCCAGGGAGAGGCACCCTTGGGAGAAGCACCCAACTCATTGCACACAGGCTGCCCAATCGCCACTGAGTAACAGGGCACTGTGGGTTTGGTGCCCAGGAAGGAAGGTCACCTGTGTCCCATTACCAAGCCCCTAGCAGGCACCTAACCCCCTGTGACGTTCAAGGCCGTCAGTTACtatagcagcagcagggcctggtTATTGCATCCCCACTCCCAAGGCCTGGCCGGGGTAACCATGACACCTGATTAAATGTGGGAGCCGCGTCTCCAGCCGTGAACTAACTCGCTACCTCAGCTAATCCCCCAAGGAGGGCggagcggagggggaggggctatgAGCCGTTGCGCTGTTAACTCATTGAACTTCGTTACCGGTATGGACGCCGCCGTCACGCCGCCCGCGTAGCCCGTCAGCAGTCgccccagcagcagcatccagactCCCTGGGCACTGCCCATGAAGGCGTATCCCACAGCGGACGGGACGGCTGAGAACATGATGCTCAGCTTCCGACCCAGGCGGTCATTCAGGAGCATGGCGCTGAGGCCCCCGGCGGCAGCTCCCAGCGTGAACACGGACTGCAAAAGGAGGGTGCGTGGGAGGTACATGGCGGCTCTGTGCCCTCCCATGGCAATTCGGGGGGGACAGCCTGGCCCGAGTGACtggaatggcaaaactcccacggCAGCGTGGCTCTGAGTCACTGTCAGATTTGCAAACCTCTATCTGGTGGAGCTGCTGTTTCCTACCAATCCTCTTTCGGGCCTTCCTGTGTATCCTTGCCAGAGCTGTGGAAATTTCCGCCCTCCGCCCCGACTGCCattccattccttcccccttcaGAGCCCCGCCATCACCAGCCACATGGTGGCGCCCTGGAGCGACATACGCACATTTTGCCCTTTCACGGTCACCGGGGCCTACGGTTTCAAAAGCACCtggtgactggggggggggggggtctcacttTTTTGGGGGCCCACCTTGAGATTCCTAAAAAGGGAGCCTGATTTCcggaaagtgctgagcacccaccctctgaaaaacaggcccTTCAAGGGGTCTCGGGTTGGGACCGACTAGTCATTTGTGGCAACGCAGGGCTCTTTAACCCAGGATCTCCCACCACTGGATCAGCATGAATCACTTCTCCCAGCTCAGCTGCCGTGTGTGCTGTTCCCCTCAGCGGGGTGACGCGCCACGGAGGGGGAAAACGCCTCTTCTTACCCCAAACCAGGATTCCTCCACCCGGGTGATTTTCAGGGCGGGGATGTTGGATGTTTCCAAAGCAGGGATCACAGGGGACGTGTAAACCAGTGCGTACCCGAAATTGAAGTTCCCCAGGACGGCAGCGAAAGCTGCTAGAAAGAGCCGCTTGTTTTGAAGGGTTCTGTAGGAGAAAGACAGAATAAGAGAGGGAGCAGGAAAAGGAGGAAGGGGTgtttggggggttggggtggtTGTGGGTGTATTAAGCTAACATTTCTCTCAACACAATAAAGAATGAGATCAAGCCCTATTTATCCTAAAGGATTTTCCTCAGTAGGCTCCCAGGCACTTCTGTTGTACCACCAACAACCCCTGCTTTTCCTTTGGCCCCTCTTTTCCAGCCCTCCTTGATTTTGTCGGTTATAGATTCTGGAGCATGCGGGTGGAACGGGCTTGTCAACGGCCTTTCTGCTGTGTGGAGCTCTGAGCGGCGCCTGGGGACGGGGGCGCTTTATACATGACATTCTTATTAAGGCATAACTATAGTCCCTTGTAAATACTGGGCCCTTTTGTAAGCATCCCCCTTTAAGCTGTCCCATTGTGAGTGGGAGACCAGCCCCTTGTGGGTTataaggggagtgggaggggggtggggctggagatgtcAGGCAGTGAAAATGTCTGGAGATGTCAGGCAGGTTGGGCTGTGAAATATGAGCCTTTCCAAAGTCAGTGAGGTCTTTAAACCTGCTTTACAGTTTCCAGGAACCCTCATGTCCCCAAGGTTGAAGAATGCAGAAGTGGCCGTGGGGCTGCCTCTGTGTGGTGCACTGCAGTTCCTCCACTCCCTTTAGCCCTTGtcagctgggggtgtgtgtgttctaGGGGCAGTTTTCCTTTTGAAAGTGATAAATCATTGTTTATTACTAGTTCTCGTGCCCGGGCGCGCACCGGGTAGGGGCCAGGCAGTCACAGAACATAAAGCTGTCACTCTCCCCGAGTGGGAACCAAACCAGCATCCCACCCCAGGCCAAAGCACACATCTGTCCAGCTTAGGGGACGTCGACCCAGCAAACGCTCCCCAGGGTAGCAAGTCTCAGCACCCAGGTCAACTGCCTCAGGCGCCCAGGGCTGGTGCTGTGGCGCTACAAGGAGCAGTGTAATCATTCAGGCTCGGAGACCCTCCCTTCTCCgcggggtctcagagcccaggctccagccccagcctgaatgtctgtgctgctatttttctatttttagccccgcGGCGTGAGCCCAGCGAGCCGGACTCAGTAGACCCAGGGGCCGAACCTCGCTGCCATGGGTCTCTTGGTGCTGTGTAGACGTGCCCAGAGAcgcttctctggcccccattACTGTCGTGTGTGAGCGCCTCCCAGTCCTTAGTGTCGGCATCTTcacaccccccccgctcccaggaAGTGGGGCAGGGCTTCCATCCCTGTTGTGCTGACGGGCAGCTGAGGCAGAGAATGGCAAAGTGAcctcccaaagtcacacaggatgtctgtggcatagcaaggacttgaacccaggtcctAGGCTacagccctaaccactggacaatccttcctctccctccgtAGCGCctaccccctccacacacacacaagcccacCCCCCCCGGTACGCCTAGCGTTCAGCCCCACCAGCCTGGCAAAGCCAGCAGTCCTGGCGTCTGGCTCAGCCGAACAGGAGCCGGCTGCAGAACAGAGCTCTGGGCGCTGACTGGACCTCCCCATGTGCACATCGCAGTGGGGCCAGACAGAGGGCTGTCCCGGCGATTCAGGGCCATCTAGCAGTGCCTGTTGGTAGCCCGGGCCAGCGTGTGAGCTCCTTGCGGTTCATCTCGCGCCCCCGCAGCATTCCCAGCAGAGCCTTCTCGATACCAGGGGAGCGGTGCCAGTTTGCACCTGTTACACTCCCTCATTGCTTCTGGTCTTAAACTAAACAGCGAGCTGTGTGCAGCAGGGCCTGGCTCTCAGTGTGAgcgtacagcgcctggcacagccGGGCTCCGGGGCCTGCCGGGGGCTTCGGGTGCCACCCGAATACCGATGACTCAATAATGATCCTGGACAGTGAGGAGTAGATGAGGCCTTTCTCCCAATCCCCACTGAAATGGGcacaggtggggagaggagccGCCCCAGGACAGGTGTGTCGCTCGCACATGCTCCTCTCTGAGAGCAATGGCCCCACCTGAGCTCCCATCAGTCAGACCCCTGCCCCCAGGTGAGAGCGCCCAGCGGGGCGAGCCCAGCTCCTACCTGATGTATTCCCGGTCCAGCTGGTGGGCAGTCCTCTGCGGAAAGGTCTGATACGTTGAGCTGGGCGCTCCCAGGAGCGGTTTCTGTATGCTGGCGTCCATGGGAGTGACTTTGTCCTGGTCTCTCCAGTGGCaaggcaggctgggcagcgcgggcTGCAGGAGCCACCGTCCCCAGCAGGTCTGACGCCTCTGCAGctttctgggctgctgctggcttgGGATTGTCTCCAGGGGACAAGCAGGAACAAAATCGAACGAAagcgaaagagagagagagagagagagatgtgaggAGGCAACTCAAAGCCTTGCTTAACCGGTGCAATCTGTGCTGGTGGGTGAGCGGCTGAGCGCCCCAGAAGAGGAAGCTGTCTGGGGCCAGGAAATGTGAACGAGTGACAGGGAAATAATCACCCCCCCCTCAACCCACCCCAACTGCCACCCCATCCCACTCTGTCCTCCACCCTAGAACCCTctgagacagagagaaggggagggaaacTCCCCGGGGCGTCACATGGCCAGGGACAGCTGGCATGCCCCCTGGGGCATAGCAAGGGGAGGGTGGCACGTTCCATATTGGATGTGGCAAGGGGAGCCTGGCATGCCCCCTGCTTGGGCACAGCATCTTCACCAGGGCACATGGTGCCTCTGTCGGGGTACGGCCGGTGCAGCCGCATGGCTCCGGGGGAGCTCTGGTCACAAGCACAAACTGAAAGGCCGAGATCCGGAGCAATGAGCCGGGCGGGACCTGTTCCTACAGTAATGGGGGTACTCCTGGGGGCTGGTGGCAGGGCTGAGAGGGGAGCGGGTAGCTAAGTGCGTGCTTAGTGTGATCGGGATCTCACTGGAGCCCTTGTCTCCAGACAAGCCCCTTTCCCATCCCGCTGCTTCATTACCCTATGTCCCGGCTAGGCAGGGAGCACGGGGCTGAGACTCGCTAGCACACAGCACTGAGGGTCTCTAACATCTCCCTGACCGTGCCCTCTGCTCACACGCACTGGAGCACAGCAATCCTGCATCGTCAGGGGCCTGCAGGATCGAGGGCAAACCTCGTCCCCGGGAACCAGTCCGTCCAGCAAATGCCTTCTGGAAGATTCGTTCCTATGAAGGGCAGTGAAGCAGGGACCCAGGCACGACTGGCCCTGGCTGCTCAGGTGTCCCCTCCAGCTCCCCGGCCAGGATCAGTAGCGAAGGGCCCTAACCACAACCTCGCA
The sequence above is drawn from the Trachemys scripta elegans isolate TJP31775 chromosome 17, CAS_Tse_1.0, whole genome shotgun sequence genome and encodes:
- the SLC2A6 gene encoding solute carrier family 2, facilitated glucose transporter member 6; its protein translation is MDASIQKPLLGAPSSTYQTFPQRTAHQLDREYIRTLQNKRLFLAAFAAVLGNFNFGYALVYTSPVIPALETSNIPALKITRVEESWFGSVFTLGAAAGGLSAMLLNDRLGRKLSIMFSAVPSAVGYAFMGSAQGVWMLLLGRLLTGYAGGVTAASIPVYISEISHPGVRGALGSCPQIMAVLGSLVLYALGLKLSWRWLAVAGEVPVLTMIILLCFMPNSPRFLISKGKDDEAVGVLRWLRGPNTDFRREFEQIKESVRQQSRRISCAEIKDPFIYKPILIAVLMRFLQQLSGVTPILVYLQSIFQSTAVILKPEYDAAIVGGVRLASVLIAAVSMDKAGRKILLFVSAGIMFASNLTLGLYIHYTSLPSHNSTMAVINGTLVSPESLTAEPSGYITLIPLVATMLFIMGYAMGWGPITWLLMSEILPLKARGVASGLCVLVSWLTAFALTRFFLLVVQDFGLEVPFLFFAVICAGNLLFTGCCVPETKGRSLEQIESYFRTGRRSFMRNHI